A genomic stretch from Carassius auratus strain Wakin chromosome 37, ASM336829v1, whole genome shotgun sequence includes:
- the LOC113056398 gene encoding carbonic anhydrase 14, translating into MLFKTCVVVILLSDFSTAKDWCYFGCEKSLPHWGKYYPKCNGHKQSPINIDTQKVVKNQELASVDLINFSLPHTMKMLKNNGHTVECELKAGAVGVQGGGLKHKYTVLQFHFHWGGKDLVNHPGSEHSLNGHRSPLEMHIVSRRSDLNDSTAAKLQDGFAVLGFFIESNEKDMSQVWESFTDYLQKIPRKGDKVRIMEPFSMHQLLKGVDLSKYYRYNGSLTTPPCDEAVVWTIFKDPIRISKDQLLRFPTQISFDNVYRPQQPLNNRVVYSSTTLNRRSHRNN; encoded by the exons aaaaatcgcTCCCACACTGGGGCAAATACTATCCCAAATGTAATGGGCATAAACAGTCTCCAATCAACATCGACACCCAGAAAGTCGTTAAAAACCAAGAGTTGGCATCTGTTGACCTGATTAACTTCAGTCTCCCTCACACCATGAAGATGCTGAAGAATAACGGacacacag TTGAGTGTGAGCTGAAGGCAGGAGCAGTGGGAGTTCAAGGAGGAGGTCTGAAGCACAAATACACCGTCCTGCAGTTTCACTTCCACTGGGGTGGAAAGGACCTGGTGAACCATCCAGGATCCGAGCACTCTCTGAACGGACACAGATCACCTCTAGAA ATGCACATTGTCAGCCGGAGAAGTGATCTTAATGACAGCACCGCAGCAAAACTTCAAGATGGCTTTGCTGTATTGGGCTTCTTTATT gAGAGCAATGAAAAGGACATGTCACAAGTCTGGGAAAGCTTCACCGATTATCTCCAAAAAATACCAAGAAAGG GAGACAAAGTCAGAATTATGGAGCCCTTTTCTATGCATCAGCTCTTAAAGGGGGTTGATCTCAGCAAGTACTACCGCTACAATGGCTCACTGACCACCCCTCCCTGTGATGAAGCTGTGGTTTGGACCATCTTTAAGGACCCAATTAGGATCAGCAAAGATCAG ctgCTCAGGTTCCCAACACAAATTTCCTTTGACAATGTGTACCGGCCACAGCAACCGCTGAACAATCGCGTGGTCTATTCTTCCACCACTCTCAACCGCAG GTCACACAGGAACAACTGA